The following are encoded in a window of uncultured Sphaerochaeta sp. genomic DNA:
- a CDS encoding RsmE family RNA methyltransferase has product MNIILFSTLSLTNELSMKDHRARHIKKILHLGPGDTFQAGVINQSKGLATIIDMDEHSISFTYEVEDEQAASLYPVTLIVAQVRPISMRRILREAVSLGVGSLILCTTDTAEKSYAQANLYTSGEYESILIDGAMQSGQSGVSSLQFASSLSDAMSKLPPDTQRIVLDNVWEGMPLSVLQVKENQPVVLAIGGERGFSDRERTLFREYGFQFASLGKRILRTETACSAGLAVLLGRMGLL; this is encoded by the coding sequence ATGAACATCATCCTCTTTTCTACCTTATCTCTGACCAATGAACTGTCCATGAAAGACCATAGGGCCCGTCATATCAAGAAAATTCTCCACTTGGGCCCAGGCGATACCTTCCAAGCAGGTGTTATCAACCAGAGCAAGGGGTTGGCTACCATCATAGATATGGACGAGCATTCCATCTCCTTCACTTACGAAGTAGAGGATGAGCAGGCAGCCTCTCTCTATCCGGTTACACTCATTGTTGCCCAGGTCAGGCCGATCAGCATGAGGAGAATCCTCAGGGAAGCGGTCAGCCTGGGGGTTGGCTCTCTCATCCTTTGTACCACCGACACTGCCGAGAAGTCCTATGCTCAGGCTAATCTCTACACCAGTGGGGAGTATGAAAGCATCCTCATTGATGGCGCGATGCAGAGTGGCCAGAGCGGGGTAAGCTCACTGCAGTTTGCTTCCTCCCTTTCTGATGCAATGAGCAAGCTTCCTCCAGATACCCAGAGGATTGTCCTTGACAATGTCTGGGAGGGAATGCCTCTCTCCGTATTGCAAGTGAAGGAAAACCAACCTGTTGTCTTGGCCATTGGAGGAGAGCGTGGGTTTAGTGATAGGGAGAGAACGCTCTTTAGGGAATATGGGTTTCAGTTTGCATCACTGGGTAAGA
- a CDS encoding lipoate--protein ligase: MKNAIYLANSHDCAANLAGEAYLMSLPYEHVLYLWVNDPCIVIGRYQNPFSECNLQRMDEEGVQLVRRQSGGGAVYHDQGNLCFTLIGNKEQTSKEENFALILKALASLSLDCELSGRNDILLNGKKISGNAFQTTATKFCHHGTLLISSDLSVMGNYLTPSSTKLASKAVKSVASRVGNLKEGNQEITNGMVQDALIEAFKATYGEAEVQEIDFTTFPAAQENYHRFGDRSQILQQTPQFSHSFTHRFPWGEADFRILVEKGVFSDILMFTDSLDTSIVDRIKTLLVGVPYEKKAVEAVLKECEQDDCSDLLTFLLDSFSS; this comes from the coding sequence ATGAAGAATGCAATCTACTTGGCGAATTCGCACGACTGTGCAGCTAACCTGGCCGGTGAGGCATACCTGATGAGTCTGCCTTATGAACATGTGTTGTATCTTTGGGTGAACGATCCCTGTATTGTGATCGGACGATACCAGAACCCGTTCAGTGAGTGCAACCTGCAGCGTATGGATGAGGAAGGAGTCCAACTTGTGAGAAGGCAAAGTGGGGGTGGGGCGGTCTACCATGACCAAGGCAATCTCTGTTTTACCTTGATCGGGAACAAGGAACAGACCTCCAAGGAAGAAAACTTCGCTTTGATTCTTAAGGCCCTAGCCTCCCTTTCTCTTGATTGCGAGCTCTCTGGCCGGAATGATATTCTTCTGAACGGGAAAAAAATCTCTGGAAATGCTTTCCAGACAACCGCTACCAAATTCTGTCACCACGGGACACTGCTGATCAGCAGCGACTTGTCGGTGATGGGTAATTATCTTACCCCAAGCTCAACAAAACTGGCTTCCAAGGCGGTAAAATCCGTAGCATCCCGAGTTGGAAATCTTAAGGAAGGTAACCAAGAAATCACCAATGGGATGGTACAGGATGCGTTGATCGAGGCTTTCAAGGCAACCTACGGTGAGGCTGAGGTCCAGGAGATTGATTTTACCACCTTCCCTGCCGCGCAGGAAAACTATCACCGGTTCGGGGACCGATCACAGATTCTCCAGCAGACACCACAATTCAGCCACTCTTTCACCCACCGTTTCCCTTGGGGTGAGGCTGATTTCAGGATCCTTGTAGAGAAAGGTGTATTCAGTGACATTCTCATGTTCACCGACAGCCTTGATACCTCCATTGTAGATCGCATCAAAACACTCCTGGTTGGAGTTCCGTATGAGAAGAAAGCGGTAGAGGCGGTATTGAAAGAGTGTGAGCAGGACGATTGCTCCGACCTGCTCACTTTCTTGCTAGATTCCTTCTCTTCCTGA
- the malQ gene encoding 4-alpha-glucanotransferase, with protein sequence MKHDIRRCGVLMHPTSFPSPHGIGSLGDEAFTFIDLLSQAKVSLWQILPLGPTGYGDSPYAARSTFAGNELLIDLRTLAYEGYLDVEDVLFHPEFSSDRVEYGSVRSYKEPLLEQAAATFIGEAVKKDWDAYLLFVQENQWWLEDYALYQVLCRTYNDSRWFEIWPKQVRLREEATLQQLKKDHAKAIEHIQVQQYFFFTQWTKVKRYANKKGIQIIGDIPIFVAPDSVDAWSNRELLKMDEEGRQTASSGVPPDAFSDEGQLWGNPVYDWKAHQKQQFSWWIKRIEKTLEICDIIRIDHFRGFAAYWEVPQGEKTAMNGTWKPSPGKEFFSALKAHLGEELPIIAEDLGVITEDVDELRLSNGFPGMKILQFAFSVENGNLDASNAYLPHNCEHNSVIYTGTHDNNTSRGWYDALDEQTKDAVRRYLECPDDQIVWQLIRQMLLSHAKDAILPMQDWLELGAEGRMNIPSTCGVSNWSWRAETLHPEGWRVDRLRSLIELSGREGI encoded by the coding sequence ATGAAACATGATATAAGACGCTGTGGTGTATTGATGCACCCTACATCATTTCCCTCACCCCATGGAATCGGATCACTGGGCGATGAGGCTTTTACGTTTATTGACTTGCTCTCCCAAGCGAAGGTAAGTCTGTGGCAAATTCTTCCCCTTGGGCCAACAGGCTATGGGGATAGTCCTTATGCAGCCCGATCGACCTTTGCCGGGAATGAACTCCTGATCGACCTCAGGACCCTTGCCTATGAGGGATATCTGGATGTGGAAGATGTACTCTTTCATCCTGAGTTTTCCTCCGACCGGGTAGAATATGGCAGCGTACGCTCCTATAAAGAACCGCTCCTGGAACAGGCCGCCGCAACCTTCATTGGAGAAGCTGTAAAAAAAGATTGGGATGCGTACCTGCTGTTTGTCCAGGAAAACCAGTGGTGGTTGGAGGACTATGCCCTCTACCAAGTACTTTGCAGGACTTACAACGATTCTCGTTGGTTTGAGATTTGGCCCAAGCAGGTAAGACTGCGGGAAGAGGCTACATTACAACAGCTTAAGAAGGACCACGCAAAGGCAATTGAGCATATACAGGTACAGCAGTACTTCTTCTTTACACAGTGGACAAAGGTCAAGCGATATGCCAACAAGAAGGGTATCCAGATCATTGGGGATATCCCCATCTTTGTCGCTCCCGACAGCGTGGATGCTTGGTCTAACAGAGAGTTGCTGAAAATGGATGAAGAGGGTAGGCAGACTGCCTCCAGCGGAGTTCCGCCGGATGCCTTCTCTGATGAAGGGCAGCTGTGGGGAAATCCTGTCTATGATTGGAAAGCCCATCAGAAGCAACAGTTCTCCTGGTGGATTAAACGAATAGAGAAGACCCTGGAGATTTGTGACATTATCAGAATTGACCACTTCCGAGGATTTGCTGCCTATTGGGAAGTACCCCAAGGTGAGAAAACTGCAATGAATGGTACCTGGAAGCCGTCGCCGGGAAAGGAGTTCTTCTCTGCACTCAAAGCACATCTTGGGGAAGAGCTTCCCATCATAGCCGAGGACCTTGGCGTAATTACCGAGGATGTGGATGAGCTCAGGCTCTCCAATGGATTCCCGGGTATGAAGATACTTCAGTTTGCCTTCTCAGTTGAGAATGGAAATCTTGATGCAAGCAATGCCTACCTGCCGCATAATTGTGAGCACAACAGTGTCATCTATACTGGTACCCATGACAATAATACCTCCAGAGGGTGGTATGATGCCTTGGATGAACAGACCAAGGATGCTGTAAGGCGCTATCTTGAATGTCCTGATGACCAGATAGTATGGCAGTTGATCAGGCAGATGTTGCTCTCTCATGCCAAGGACGCCATTCTTCCCATGCAGGATTGGCTGGAACTTGGAGCGGAGGGAAGAATGAACATCCCTTCCACCTGTGGGGTGAGTAATTGGAGCTGGAGAGCAGAAACCCTCCACCCAGAGGGTTGGAGGGTCGACCGACTCAGATCCTTGATAGAACTATCAGGAAGAGAAGGAATCTAG
- a CDS encoding CarD family transcriptional regulator, which produces MNSAQETKQFAIGEHVVYPLQGVGVIKRIEERMFRGVATMYYVIYLDISDMTVMIPVDKSEEMGIRPIVGDKEAKQAIESISSKYEPMPVDWKVRYQMNVDLLKQGSITSIAKVVQALYHRSKIKELPVQERKLYDNALRLLIDEISFALKKDKKEIEMLVFSKLEK; this is translated from the coding sequence ATGAATTCAGCCCAGGAAACAAAACAATTTGCCATCGGAGAACATGTAGTATATCCTCTCCAAGGCGTAGGCGTCATCAAGCGTATTGAAGAACGAATGTTCAGAGGCGTCGCTACGATGTATTACGTGATCTACCTTGATATCTCCGATATGACGGTGATGATTCCTGTGGACAAGTCCGAGGAAATGGGGATCAGGCCAATCGTAGGAGACAAAGAAGCGAAGCAGGCCATTGAATCCATTTCCAGCAAGTATGAACCTATGCCGGTAGATTGGAAGGTCCGCTATCAGATGAATGTGGATCTGCTCAAGCAGGGTTCCATTACGTCAATTGCGAAGGTGGTACAAGCACTCTATCATCGCAGCAAGATCAAGGAACTGCCGGTACAAGAGCGAAAGCTCTATGACAATGCGCTTCGTTTGTTGATCGACGAGATTTCTTTTGCCTTGAAAAAGGACAAAAAAGAGATTGAAATGCTTGTATTCTCCAAATTGGAGAAATAG
- a CDS encoding IspD/TarI family cytidylyltransferase: protein MNFPQHAVIVTAAGSSDRFNANKQLGVKKEYLSIDGHTVLYRSVAPFLEVPGCQVIMVTHPEGMADQCAVALEDLLQQNMVPIILVPGGRDRQKSVYNALKMLTSMALAVDFVAIHDGARCFLTPDLVIKTLATATVFRGAVPALPATDALKIIDDNGLITHHIDRTHAVGVQTPQIFTYPEIWEAHQAAKNSNISYVDDTQIFTDYGQSVGICEGTRENRKITYIEDIPDAEQQIEEYLQNLEEGKRSAQAAKALHQAMDEVQREQQTQ from the coding sequence ATGAATTTTCCCCAACATGCAGTCATCGTGACCGCTGCCGGTAGCAGCGATCGATTCAATGCGAACAAGCAACTGGGTGTCAAGAAGGAGTATCTCTCCATCGATGGCCATACAGTGCTCTATCGCTCTGTTGCCCCATTTCTTGAAGTACCTGGATGTCAGGTTATTATGGTAACCCATCCTGAAGGAATGGCTGACCAGTGTGCAGTTGCCCTTGAGGACCTGCTACAGCAGAATATGGTTCCCATCATACTCGTTCCAGGAGGGAGAGACCGACAAAAATCGGTTTACAACGCCTTGAAGATGCTCACTTCCATGGCCTTGGCCGTGGACTTTGTTGCAATCCATGACGGAGCTCGTTGTTTCCTGACGCCCGACCTAGTGATCAAGACACTTGCAACAGCTACTGTATTTCGAGGTGCAGTCCCTGCCCTTCCCGCTACCGATGCCCTGAAAATCATTGATGACAATGGACTTATCACCCACCACATAGACCGTACCCACGCTGTAGGGGTTCAGACTCCACAGATTTTTACCTATCCAGAGATATGGGAAGCTCATCAAGCGGCAAAAAACAGCAACATTTCTTATGTGGATGATACACAGATTTTCACTGACTATGGACAGTCAGTGGGTATTTGTGAAGGCACCCGGGAGAACAGGAAGATCACGTATATCGAAGATATTCCTGATGCTGAACAGCAGATAGAGGAGTACCTTCAAAACCTTGAGGAAGGCAAACGCAGCGCACAAGCAGCGAAAGCACTCCACCAAGCCATGGATGAGGTACAGAGGGAGCAACAAACACAATGA
- the ispF gene encoding 2-C-methyl-D-erythritol 2,4-cyclodiphosphate synthase — MRIGTGWDVHRLAEGRKFILGGITIPSERGEVAHSDGDVLVHAIIDAILGALAKGDIGSHFPDTDPAFKDADSLQLLSRVLEEDLPPYSIENIDTTVIVQRPKLREYIDAIRENLANTMHLEISQVSVKAKTAEGILGELGTAEAVMAQAVVLISQNPC, encoded by the coding sequence ATGAGGATTGGCACAGGTTGGGATGTACATCGCCTCGCAGAAGGAAGGAAATTTATCCTTGGTGGCATAACCATTCCCAGTGAACGGGGTGAGGTTGCTCACAGCGATGGTGACGTCCTTGTCCATGCAATCATCGATGCAATCCTTGGAGCGTTGGCGAAAGGGGACATTGGGTCACACTTCCCCGATACTGATCCAGCTTTCAAGGATGCTGACAGCCTACAGTTGTTATCACGAGTACTGGAAGAAGACCTTCCTCCCTACTCCATCGAGAACATCGATACCACGGTCATTGTCCAACGTCCTAAGCTTCGTGAGTATATTGATGCAATCAGGGAGAACTTGGCGAATACGATGCACCTTGAAATCAGCCAGGTTTCTGTCAAGGCGAAGACCGCCGAGGGAATTCTTGGTGAGCTTGGTACAGCGGAGGCGGTCATGGCCCAAGCGGTTGTCTTGATTTCCCAGAATCCTTGTTGA
- a CDS encoding DUF4256 domain-containing protein, protein MDIIKTTLTSEQKTSLIAVLHKRFEENLSRHKDLDWKTIEKRLTQDSEKLASLYEMERTGGEPDVIGYDETSEVYLFVDCSAESPIGRRSLCYDQVALENRKKNPPTGSAGSLAAEMGIELLDEEQYRNLQKLGFFDVKSSSWIRTPESMRKLGGALFGDCRYDRVFFYHNGADSYYASRGFRGLLKV, encoded by the coding sequence ATGGATATAATTAAGACTACGTTAACTTCAGAACAAAAAACATCACTCATTGCTGTTCTTCATAAAAGATTTGAGGAAAACCTGTCCAGACACAAAGATCTTGATTGGAAAACTATTGAAAAGAGACTTACCCAAGACTCTGAGAAACTCGCTTCGCTCTATGAGATGGAGCGTACTGGTGGTGAGCCAGATGTAATCGGGTACGATGAAACCTCTGAGGTATACCTATTCGTCGATTGTTCTGCTGAGAGCCCTATCGGCCGAAGAAGTCTCTGTTATGACCAGGTAGCCCTTGAGAACCGGAAAAAGAATCCTCCAACTGGTAGTGCAGGTTCTCTTGCAGCAGAAATGGGGATAGAGCTCCTCGATGAGGAGCAGTACCGTAATCTCCAGAAGCTGGGTTTCTTCGATGTGAAATCTTCCAGTTGGATTCGTACTCCTGAATCAATGCGAAAACTTGGCGGAGCGCTCTTCGGGGATTGCCGGTATGATAGGGTGTTTTTCTATCACAACGGAGCTGATTCCTACTACGCATCCAGGGGATTCAGGGGTTTGCTGAAGGTGTAA